The genomic stretch aaaaagtaaaacaaAAATACAACTTGGAAATGATTCATTGTGTAAAAGGTAATATCTTATTTCTTTCCCTTCAGAAAACATctgttataattaaatttttattaatgtgtatatattagagttactgtattttttttttttttttgggaaATGTGTtcaatgaataaaataataagaaatttaatatattgtaaaatatttacataattttaatcaggaaacaaaaaaaaattgttccCACAAAAGGGAAACAACGATGTAATTTataagataaaaaagaagttttgtttaaataaaacattttgaaaaaaacATTACACCACTTTGTGATCAAGTTTTTCCAAAGAAAAATACAAAGgttatattgtattaattATTTGCTTTAGATAAaaactaaatatatatgcttaGATTTAGTATAGATTATGTTTTAACTTATGTATTATTCCTTGTATATTTTCAGGGTATTCAGTTGTTATAGGTACATATATTGTTtcatttcatattattacaggaaaaaatatatatttctttaatgatatatctattaatatatagtattttaaaatttaatatgatttaaaatatcatttcttattgaaaattattaatatacaataaaaaaatattttctaataAGGAGTTTAACAAAGAGTAAAAAATAGaatatctttttattaatatttatatattattttctaaatgtttatatatttttgaaaaataaatatttatatgtacatatattttataatacatttatgtTTGAAAAAACATGGAAATAAAAACACTTATGGATTGtacaataaaaattatattattacaagatAATAATTAAGAATtactatataataattcatattatatttttagatgcttttataaacataattataaataaatatattatatttatagaacTCTGTTGTCTTAGTTGTacaatagaaaaaaataatttccattttaaagattatataaaatacaaaatttaCGAGTAGAATCATTTACTTATTATctgataaaatataaattatttatttttgttctatattaaaaatttaacgATTTAGGATTTCTAAACATTTAGCGTTCCATTATAATGTTACATAGAATTATATTCGttataacattttaaatattcaaaaagtaaacaaaaataatttaaatattatatatattttacatttttttttaaataatttagttatttgaaaaggaaaaatgtaGACacgttttatattataaatataatataatataatataatcaaaaaaaaaaaaaatgacatagtgtattaaaagataaaagtttttattatattatggcATAATAATTGAATGATTTCATAATTTGCACATTTTTCTGTATATATTTCGaatacattatttatagtattaaagatatattatatacattatattattaatgtaactatttatttttttcatttaaaaaatatatttttattttccaaaatacaattttaaaaattaaagatcacattatattatatttttttttataaagaaataagtTTTTGTaagttaataaataaaaaaaaatatggtaCATTAATTTATGTAACATAATGAGAATAAACTAATCtagatttatttttatgaagatGTATActtcatattttcataatacagaaaagaaaaaaaaaaaaaaaatatatatatatatataattataatataataaatattaataaaaaaatattaacatgtgcttacataaataaaatacattattaataatttaaagtATAATCTATATTAAGAGAGAAATAAAACaagttaattaaaaaaaagataatataaattaaatgaataaataaatacattaatatataataatataaagaattattaaattatataacttttataatgtagaaaaaaaaatttacatagTTTCATCATATTATTGAAGaatgttacatatatatatatatatatatatatatatttattatggaataataagaaaatatataattattttcatggtatttatttaaaaaaaataattttattgattcatctttaaaataattttttaaaaacagaAGTAGCCATTTTGAAGGCACTAGACATAGATGTATCACTGGTTCTACTAGAAGACGTTTCGAtacttccttttttattactttgttctttaatattttcagaTGGTTCAAAGGATAtgttatcattttcttcacacattttatttgtatatcttcttatttttctattttcgTTAACACTAATGTTACTATTACTTAACCTTTTAGAATTAAATGTATTTAAAGAATTATctgtttcattttttttatttgaatatatgGATGATGTATTATTGCTCTTAACTTTTTGCTCTACGATGTTTTTTgtatcaatatttttatgcgTTAATTTGAATATATCTTCTTCTGGTGGGAAAACATTTGCAGTTTTTTTTATAGggacattatttttttcaagatTAATACTGGTAACATTTTCtataattttcttatttccCATTTGAGGCATATTTTCTAACTgtttattttgaaaatattcTATTCCCATTGTTTTACtagtaaaatatttattattattatttgcatTTTTATCAAAAGCATTTTCAAAAACATTAGTAgtataattatcatttatattttgttctttatatatatttacatatttttcttttaattcattaatattatatttttttttactctCATCTTCCTCTGAGAAAGTAAAAGTTGATAATTTATTCTTGAATATACTTTTGTTATCTGattcatatgtatattcttTATCCATATTTctgaaattattaaattcgTCAGGTTCTTCTACTTTTATTTGGTTGAATTGGTAATAATTATCAACAAAATTGTTTGTATTGAACCTTTCTTTCTttgtatcattattataaccTTTATAGTTATTATAACAATTATGATTACTCTCTGAATCATCATTTCTGTAATTGTTATTGttgttcttatatttttcatccaTTCGTATATCCTTATATATGCTCATATTTACAACATTGTTATctgaattataataattattgttatttatatatttatttttcatgttatattcataattattttgattcTGGTTCATATGAGCAAAAGATTTCATgccatcatttttattcttcAAATGAATACCACTAATAGAACTATTATCATCTGtataactattattattattatcttcatcattattatcatcttgtGTGATgaaattcattttattataatttttattcacATCGTAAGTATACTTATTGTTGTTcgtttcatatatattctttttaaaaatattttcatgcACTTCTATATTTGCACCcacattttcttcattatttatatcaggTGTAAATTTATGTCTACCAGAATAATTTCGTGCatctatttcatttttattttttatgttatcttTTTCAatgaacatatttttattataaatggaTGATGATGAAGGGTCGTTGCAATCCATTGATTTTTTGGAATCAAaactattaaaattattattgtacATATTGTCATTATTAATCATAGATGAATTCAAAAGATAGAAAGAATTCGAATTGTTAAcagattttttatatgaattattcttttttgtttttttaggGGAGgcaaaaaattttattgtatgatctttatttttaatataatcatatgcAGTATTATTACAGTTATATCTATTATCCATATTGTTCCTGTATAAAGATGTGTTTACAGTCATAATCGGAATAGTATCAtcgtcattattttttttatagtaaaCACTTTTTTTACgttttgttataaaaatgtttggATAATATGGATTATTGTCATTTgaagaataattattattattattattattattttgcggatacatatttttagagttattttcataattttctgATGTTTCGAAATAAGCATTAGCATCTATTTCTGTATCACCTTTATTATTACcactatcattattattattgtttagtaatttatttttttcttttaacatttttttttttttttttaataatttcttttttcttttcgaTAAATTTTTCtgtttcattatattttgttgaaACATGAGGTGTTCGCATCCACTTGCTCTTTTTCTAAAGGATACTTGTTTGTCATTATTCTTTAgttccatatttttattcatcaTATATCTTCCTTTATTAACAGAGTTATTGTTAGCATCGACTTCGTCTTTCGATTTATTATAACACaaatttgtataaataaCTCTTGAATCATTCCACGCATAATAAGAATTTGGATCTAAAGTTGGGCAATAACATACTTCAATGTCTGCTACTTTATCTGTCATATTAAGGTATTCATTATTTGTACTTAAATACCATTCTAattcttcatataataaGGGATCACACGCCCAATTTAATTCGATATTAGTTTCTTTACtccatcttttttttaaatatgcaTGTACTTGAGGCCATTCTTTATCtgttattttatcatttaaattGTTGATAACCTTTTGTTTAGCTAATACTCTTAATAAAGAATGATTTTTACGACTATTTCTTGaaacaaatttattatatacatcttTGTCAAACACTTCATCAAAGTCTAATAAACTTGGTGCAGATCCAAAAATGGTAAAAGGATTATAACAACTTTGTTCTTTCAATCTCTCAATAATCTTCTTCTTGTTATACCATTTGGGATGATATAACTTAATATTTGTtacatttgttatattactttttatacAACATTTTTTAGTATCATATATGGCACTATGTTCTACTATTTCTTTATCTCTTAATATGcaaatattttcttcattatttagGTCTCCTCCATGTTTTTGtaacaaatataaacaaatatcaAAATTGTTGGATCGGTTTTTTGCTGGCAATGGTTTTAACACTTTATGAAGTAAGGGAATTTTTCCATTGAAATCTCGTAAaatttcttcatattttttttcggTGGATTCTAAATTATCAAATGAATTTATagaatcttttaaaaaattcatatcattttcatcattttttaaatcatcaTCTGAACAGAAACTATCATCTCTACTTAATCCATTTAATAAGgaatttttaaaatcatAACAATCTGTGTAATTCAATTTCTTTGCTTCATTTTCATCAACATCtttatttgaatatttttcataatatttaataaatttatcatTAGTAATGTATTCATTATTACCTTTCATGTAGTATTCATTATGTAtagaatttatataattattcttatatatactaCTAACactatgattattattataaatactatttaaattattattattcatgaAATCTCTATTATTGTTGAAGACATTTATTTTCATGTTATGAAGATAGTTCATGTTCGGATCATTATATGAACTATAcccattatcatttttaaaacaaCTATTCCCAACTTCagcattatttaaatttgtgTCACAATGAAAACCATTGTTCgcataagaataatataattccTTTTGACTTTTTTGCAAAAATTTTTCTCCCAGTTTTCTAGATTCTGAAGGCTTATAATCTGGATTCAATATTTTGTCTTCATTACAATATCTTTCATAATCTTCATTGGTTTTTAAATTAGATGCATTATGTTTCAGGCAGTTCATTAAACAATCATCAATTGAAAATTCACGTTCCTGATTTTCATCCATCTGAATTTCTTTATTCaataatacattattaaACTTTTGATTTTCTGTTAACATATTGATATTATTCGTATGTGAGTTTCTAAAATCAATTAAGAAAGATGAATTATTTGATGACCTTacctttttatttctttgtttaaaaatacataaagattttatatcttttgaaGGAAAAATTTCACGATTGTTTTTTAAATggttattttctatattagaTTCAATGGGTGTTTTAATTAATTCAGCACTACTATATATAGAATGAATACTTGATGTTAAACtttttaattcattaatattatttataacaaaTCCAGAAGGTCTTTGTTCTAATTTTTCAGTAATATTGTCTTTATGAACTTTTCTCTGTTCTTTTAAATCACTTGTATAACTTTGGTTTTCTCTATTATCGTTTTTCTGTAAAGAAATGAAatctatataattatcataattattattattattattattttcatttattacactattattataattatcatcttcagaaatgttaatatatgaatcatttcgtttaatattatttgaattaaaACTACAATTGGCATCTATACtaataaatgaattatatttactattttcattttgtatattatttctgACATTATCATTACATtcttttacattatttttgatacacatatgtttattatgattattattataaatattattatgtttacaAGAACTATTACTCCTACTactattactactactattacttgcattgttataattattgttaccataaaaattattattattattattatgataattttcATTAACATCACCCTCAAATGAAACACTGTTTCTTATACTACTACTAGGATAATTTACTAAAATCGATACTACAGATTTATCATTTGAATCTCTTAAATTTTCAGGATTGTTAGGGTTATATAAACCATCCATCAACTCATTATATTTACTATTCAGtacatcatttttatctatttcatttttaatatttcttatatatttatatatttcttctttccTACTTTTAAGAATTACCTCTTTGTTTGGATGTGaaatatcttttaattttttgttagTTACAATTTCTTTAGGTGTACTAAAATTATTAGAGTCTACAAATATAGAGGAACGCGTTTTAATATTCTGTgaagtattatttatatgattatatttagAATTATCccaatgaatatttttataattattattaaaatttttttttatacatatttcgTTTATTCTATTTTTAGGAAtacatgtattatttatatttttttctttttgatacatatttatgttgCTATTAATACTAATCCTTttaatatgatgataattatttggATGGTAACaggaattatttattttactatTTAATGCTGGATCATGTTTATCTTTATGAAAtgatacattattattaactatattatcactattaataatatattcatttttttttttaaaggaaCCTACTTCTTTAGAATGAAATAAACCAATTGTTTTGTTCTTTAATCCAGACTTTAAATTCCTTTTTTGgttatttcttttatcttGATCTATATTATGATTTCCTTGTGATTTGATTGAATTTATTGGTATAAAGGATCTAAAATTTTGATGAAATAAATTtctcttattatttttttttactttagTTCTATCtgaaaaataattatcagAATAATAATTAGTATACACAAAAGAATTAAAGGAAATGTCTTTGTTATCatcatgtatatatttacatgaaTCATTGTGATTTCTATTTGTGTAAAAGGGATCATTATATGTAATGTTACCATCACTATCATAAAATACATCATAAATATTGGATTGATTTGTATGCCTAtaactactactactattatttctattattattattattattattattttgttctataatatatttaaataattttctaaaataaaagataggaatattattatacttttttattttaaattttaatttctctatatcatttttatttccatTCGAAGGAGTAATATCATAATTGAACTTGCTATCattcaatattttatttacataatgaagtacatttttatcatattcataatcaggattaaaaatttttttttctacagTTGATTTATTAAGTTCGTTTGATAAGCTTATAATAGAATCTATTAAACTATTACTTGTTAAggttcttttattataaatatgaaaagaagATTTTTTGGATACatctctttttatattaacatatgcattattattaattaagggatataattttaatgattGACTATTTGTAATACTATCAAcataatgtatattatttacatttttattattagtatCATATAATGCATAATAATTTTGAGCActatgttttttattattaatatgattattatatatatcatatatattattacatatatttttttttacctttgATTGtagatttttattatttaatttatgtaAATCATGAAAATATCTTGttgtatttatatctttaagATTGTCTAATGTAATTTctcttatattaaataaatcttttttacacttttttttattattcgaAATTCTCTTTTTCTTATCTTTAACATGAACAACAAGTTCAGAATTTTCTTGATGTTGCAAATTTGTAATATATGAATCTTTTAAGGtactattataaaaatgaactcGATTAGTTATAACTTTATTTTGCTTATTCtgtttaattttaaaaatcttatctaatttatttaaattctttttttttatatcatctgaacggtttttaattttcttttctttttcgatattattatttatattattttttgagtATAAATATTTGTGTCCTGTCTTATCAACAAGTTTTAAAAATCTTCGCGTCCTTATTATTCCTTTAAAATATGGTGTAATTCTATTCGCTATGACTTTTAATTGGGTattactttttcttttaattaataCTTTGTTGCTTGAATACGTACAATTATTAGTTTTTTCTAATGGATTTTCTGTTAAAACAATCATGGTTtcaataattaataaaatatattattgtgaAATTAATacatgtaatataaatataaatataaatatatatatatatatcaaggtacaaaaaaaaaaaaaaaaaaaaaaaaaaaaaaaactaattaaaataactacgtaaatatttacatgtttatatatttacataatttacatatttttaaatgaagTTCTATATAAGGGTaactatatttattattttttattatttttttttgtttggcATTTTTATGCATATGCTTGTTCACAcaattattctttatatcattaaatgAATCACATATTAcctatgtatatatatattttgtaatcaTATGTTCTCTTCACAattttgttataaataagtatatatattcttatattagGAGGAAAAAATAATCGGAGAAAGAAACATGAACATGTTATGAAAATAGTATCAAAATTATtcaatatttattcttttaaaaaatctacatttatttatatatatggtatatacatatatatattaaacgaAGGAAGTGAAGCATACGCAAAACATTAAtaagtaataaataaaaaaaaaatatatatatatatatatataaagctttttatttttctagtttttaaaatataatataatcattacatatatatataaaactcattacattaagaaaaaaaagaaagaaaaaaaaagaaaagatattatttaaaaacacCTAAGtgttaattttaaataatttccttatcaatatatatatatatatatatatatatatatatatatattatttgttacacattcattttttatatatttttttctttcacaTTAAAGaaggaatattattatcaaaaatttctttttattctttaaaaaaaaaaatgatattataaataaataaataaataaatgtatatatatatatatatatatatataatataatatgatatatatattacgcaaggaaaaaaaaaaaaatctctaaggagagaaaaaaaaaaaaaatatattatatatatatataatatgttataaaattattatttttaaaagaacaaGGACTTAATTAGACATTTCATTAATTTAAAAGcattttattcattatataattacatatattttgtatatataattttcaagagttgaaataatttatgtgtaaaacatataatttatatatatatataaaaatatacatgtatataatatatatataataatatatgtaaagtatttctttttttttcatttaaattatattgtatatatttataaatcttTTGAATTTTGAATTTGTATATTTCcatttacttttattttgcGAAAGAATTTTCTCAATTTTTTTcctccaaaaaaaaaagaaaaaaggattgtctttttttttcttttttttttttttttttctctaaacttttgtatatatatctaatggaaaaaaaaaggtatttttataagcacaaaaaaaaaaaaaaaaaaataataaataaataaaataatatatattaaataaaaagaaaaattatattagaaaaaaaaaaaaaaaaaagtccaatttattttttttttttttgtataaaaatttacatgtcctgttaatataataaaaatagcttttcttttttttttttttttttttttttttccctataatttttttttgaatgttttatatttttcattgaaaaaaatggaaaagaaaagaaaagaaaacaaaCACCGTTTTAAGATTTGTgccataatatataattcttgatataattatatattcccctcattttaattattaaaaaaaaaaaaaaaaaaaaaatatatatatatatatatatatatatatatattaatagaatatttttaaaagacaCAGTTTTGAACATTCCATAGTTaactaatataatatgagagaatttttttttttttttttttttttttctctctcCTTTTCCTTATTATTAGACCCAAACAAATATGTGAAATAtgtaacaatataataatatgtttatacattataattaaaagaatTCAAAGCaacttttataatttaaaaaggtTTGTTATTTTaacacaaataaaaatgttatatgttttatttgtttcaACAAATAAGATAAACACAAATGTGTTATTCATGATATTTATGAAAATCttaaaacataatattatatatgtaatatatataagtatatgtttttattatattattataacatttttgtttttttatctttcaaaaggtaaaaaaaggtaataatatatacaatcattttataacatttctATTGgtagtaaaatatatttttaaaattttatataaagttatatatttcatatatataacaattttttgtttttttttaaatatcataacatcaaaaaaaattaaaaaaaaagaaaaagaaaatactaTTCCATTAAAAATGGatttttcttaaaattatttattcttaaaacaatttgtatatttttttataatatatatattatatttataaatatatatacatattatatatatatatattatataatataaaaggtCGATAATTTTAAGAAGAAATATACGAACTTTAATATGTATTACatatacaaaattataatatataatataataatatgtatatgtttatgtatataataataatatatatttattatatgtatgtataactatttcataattaatatgcaataataaaaaatatatttacatacaattcactaattttttttttttttttatcattcctttaaaaatcataatatttataatacatatatgatgtatgaataaatatacatttttataattacaaaaaatcagaaaaagaaaaaaataaataatgggAGATGACATTTACTTATTCCATATTTAATaaagggaaaaaatatatatattcattttttttttttactcatatttatatcctgaaagaaaaataatattattaaaaagtatatatttattaaaaagaaaattatattaatattaggaaaaagaaagaatataaaaaaaatatatatttttttaataaatatatatatatatatatatatatatatatatatatgtaaaaaatatttttttattccttttcctttttttcttaaaaattaaatgtataacaaatatttagtataaaaatattgtgaTTATAAGagagcaaaaaaaaaaagtattgtttcattatatatatatatatatatatataagatatatgataaaaataaaaataatcatcacatgatatacatatatatatacaatatacttataaatattaaataatataattataaagtaATACAccttataattatttcataaaattaaagaaatttttttttttttttttttttttttgttaatatataaatatttaaaaaataatgaaactcgaatatataaatatactcAAAGAAGAAAACGGAGGATATAATTTTGATAActtaaaaagaaatgaaatattaaaagaaaagggAGTAAAGTTTCCACAATTTCGAAAAACAGGAACAACAATCTGTGGATTGGTTTGCCAAAATGCAGTTATTTTGGGTGCCGATACAAGAGCTACGGAGGGACCAATAGTAGCTGATAAAAATTGTAGTaaattacattatataagtaaaaatatatggtgTGCAGGTGCAGGTGTAGCAGGAGATTTAGAACATACAACTTTATGGTTACAACATAATGTCGAATTACATCGTTTAAATACAAATACACAACCAAGAGTATCCATGTGTGTATCAAGATTAACTcaagaattatttaaatatcaaGGATATAAAGTATGTGCAATAGTATTAGGTGGAGTAGATGTTAATGGACCACAATTATATGGGATACATCCCCATGGTTCATCTTGTTTATTACCATTTACAGCTTTGGGTTCAGGATCTTTAAATGCTATGGCAGTATTAGA from Plasmodium falciparum 3D7 genome assembly, chromosome: 13 encodes the following:
- a CDS encoding proteasome subunit beta type-7, putative; amino-acid sequence: MKLEYINILKEENGGYNFDNLKRNEILKEKGVKFPQFRKTGTTICGLVCQNAVILGADTRATEGPIVADKNCSKLHYISKNIWCAGAGVAGDLEHTTLWLQHNVELHRLNTNTQPRVSMCVSRLTQELFKYQGYKVCAIVLGGVDVNGPQLYGIHPHGSSCLLPFTALGSGSLNAMAVLEAKYRDNMTIEEGKNLVCEAICAGIFNDLGSGGNVDICVITKDSYQHIRPYKEPNMRLYHLPHPTIYPKGTTPILSEKIEYIKKFISVEDA